Proteins found in one Micromonospora sp. WMMD1082 genomic segment:
- a CDS encoding metal-dependent hydrolase — protein MMGPSHALSGAAVWLSGAWALQQFYDYEQSTLALAVGTAVCAGGALLPDLDLSGKVTRNRGGATVARTFGVFSLFVAEVVEKVSLGVYYATKLSRDPKRNNGHRTLTHTIPFTVLVGWGTTTLCARYGKWAVIGILFFMIGLALRGLFDKWAERAGWLVVTLISAGAAVFTAANLPGDRGYPMIGLAVGVGCFVHIIGDMITRAGVPILWPIPLKRRMWTPISLPDRIALRAGGRTEIVFVRTALTIVSVLAAIGLVAPSVLQNLDLKI, from the coding sequence ATGATGGGACCGTCGCACGCGCTGTCCGGCGCGGCGGTATGGCTGAGCGGGGCCTGGGCGCTGCAGCAGTTCTACGACTACGAGCAGTCGACGTTGGCGCTGGCCGTCGGCACGGCGGTCTGCGCCGGCGGGGCGCTGCTGCCCGACCTCGACCTGTCCGGCAAGGTGACCCGTAACAGGGGTGGCGCGACGGTGGCCCGCACCTTCGGCGTCTTCTCGCTGTTCGTCGCCGAGGTGGTGGAGAAGGTCTCGCTGGGCGTCTACTACGCCACGAAGCTCAGCCGCGACCCGAAGCGCAACAACGGCCACCGTACGCTGACCCACACCATCCCCTTCACCGTACTGGTGGGCTGGGGCACCACCACGTTGTGCGCCCGGTACGGCAAGTGGGCGGTCATCGGCATCCTGTTCTTCATGATCGGCCTGGCCCTGCGCGGGCTGTTCGACAAGTGGGCCGAACGCGCCGGCTGGCTCGTCGTCACCCTGATCTCGGCCGGCGCCGCCGTCTTCACCGCCGCCAACCTGCCCGGCGACCGGGGCTATCCGATGATCGGCCTGGCGGTCGGTGTGGGCTGCTTCGTGCACATCATCGGCGACATGATCACCCGGGCGGGCGTGCCGATCCTCTGGCCGATCCCGCTCAAACGGCGGATGTGGACGCCGATCAGCCTGCCCGACAGGATCGCGCTGCGGGCCGGCGGTCGGACCGAGATCGTCTTCGTCCGCACCGCGCTGACCATCGTCTCGGTGCTGGCCGCCATCGGGCTGGTCGCCCCCTCGGTGCTACAGAACCTCGACCTCAAGATATGA
- a CDS encoding amidohydrolase family protein: MSVDAVDPGIVAADAAVPRFWQGLGLPGLADVHVHFLPPRLRRRVWEYFAAAGPLVGVEWPIRYRWSDEDRVVHLRRLGVRAFSALAYAHRPGMAEQLNRWTLDFARATDGCLPSATFFPEPEAPRYVAEAIDEGARVFKVHLQVGAFAPTDPALDQVWGLLAEADVPVVVHAGHAPVGTAHTGPEPFAALLARHPRLPAIVAHMGAPDYPAFLDLTERYARVRLDTTMAFTAFFDQFVPFPGDELPRLRELGLAGKVLLGSDFPNIPYPYAEQLAGLARLDLGDDWLRAVCWQSAATLFTLTPT, from the coding sequence ATGAGCGTCGACGCCGTCGACCCGGGGATCGTCGCGGCCGACGCGGCCGTACCGCGATTCTGGCAGGGGCTCGGCCTGCCCGGCCTGGCCGACGTCCACGTGCACTTCCTGCCGCCCCGGCTGCGCCGGCGGGTGTGGGAGTACTTCGCGGCGGCCGGGCCGCTGGTGGGCGTCGAGTGGCCGATCCGGTACCGGTGGAGCGACGAGGACCGGGTGGTCCACCTGCGCCGGCTCGGCGTCCGGGCGTTCAGCGCGCTCGCGTACGCCCACCGACCCGGCATGGCCGAGCAGCTGAACCGCTGGACGCTCGACTTCGCCCGCGCCACCGACGGTTGCCTGCCCTCGGCGACGTTCTTCCCCGAGCCGGAGGCCCCCCGCTACGTCGCCGAGGCGATCGACGAGGGCGCCCGGGTGTTCAAGGTGCACCTCCAGGTGGGTGCCTTCGCACCGACCGACCCCGCGCTGGACCAGGTGTGGGGCCTGCTCGCCGAGGCGGACGTGCCGGTGGTGGTGCACGCCGGGCACGCACCGGTGGGCACCGCCCACACCGGCCCGGAGCCGTTCGCCGCGCTGCTGGCCCGGCACCCACGGCTGCCCGCGATCGTCGCGCACATGGGTGCGCCGGACTATCCGGCCTTCCTCGACCTCACCGAGCGGTACGCGCGGGTGCGGCTGGACACCACGATGGCCTTCACCGCGTTCTTCGACCAGTTCGTGCCCTTCCCCGGCGACGAGTTGCCCCGGCTGCGCGAGCTGGGGCTGGCCGGCAAGGTGCTGCTGGGCAGCGACTTCCCGAACATCCCCTACCCGTACGCGGAGCAGCTGGCCGGCCTGGCCCGGCTCGACCTGGGCGACGACTGGCTACGCGCCGTCTGCTGGCAATCCGCCGCCACCCTCTTCACCCTCACCCCCACCTAA
- a CDS encoding VOC family protein: MTEDVTFDGIAPVVPVRDLDAALDRYERLGFTVRAHTGAERYGFVARGQVSLHLTEWAEHDPTRTASAVYLYVSDADALHADWAASGVEGRLGEPRDTPYGLREFAFVDPDGTLHRVGSPLTGRA; encoded by the coding sequence ATGACCGAGGACGTCACGTTCGACGGGATCGCCCCGGTCGTACCGGTGCGTGACCTGGATGCCGCGCTCGACCGCTACGAGCGGCTCGGCTTCACCGTGCGCGCGCACACCGGCGCCGAGCGGTACGGCTTCGTGGCGCGCGGCCAGGTGTCGCTGCACCTCACCGAATGGGCCGAGCACGACCCGACCCGCACGGCGTCGGCGGTCTACCTCTACGTCTCCGACGCCGACGCGCTGCACGCCGACTGGGCCGCGTCAGGTGTCGAGGGCCGGCTGGGCGAGCCGCGCGACACCCCGTACGGCCTGCGTGAGTTCGCCTTCGTCGACCCGGACGGGACCCTGCACCGCGTCGGCTCCCCGCTCACCGGGCGAGCCTGA
- a CDS encoding DUF1707 domain-containing protein gives MERDRNDDNDRLRVSDREREEVVELLGKAAAEGRLTLDEYTERAGAAHAALTRGELAKLTSDLPDAPGRPATGALVPASERLLAVFGNDVRKGAWPVPERIDARAVFGDCRIELHEARLPGRVTRIDAEAIFGNVTIVVAEGTDVRLTGSAVFGSKQSKLSGPVAAGAPVIEVHCRAIFGDVTVRPPRKRWW, from the coding sequence GTGGAACGCGACAGGAACGACGACAACGACCGGCTGCGAGTCTCCGACCGGGAACGGGAGGAGGTCGTGGAGCTGCTCGGCAAGGCGGCCGCCGAGGGCCGACTCACCCTCGACGAGTACACCGAGCGGGCCGGCGCCGCCCACGCCGCGCTCACCCGGGGCGAGCTGGCCAAGCTGACCAGCGACCTGCCGGACGCGCCCGGCCGACCGGCCACCGGTGCGCTCGTCCCGGCATCGGAGCGGCTCCTGGCCGTCTTCGGCAACGACGTGCGCAAGGGCGCCTGGCCGGTGCCGGAGCGCATCGATGCCCGGGCCGTCTTCGGCGACTGCCGGATCGAGCTGCACGAGGCCCGGCTGCCCGGGAGGGTGACCCGGATCGATGCGGAGGCGATCTTCGGCAACGTCACGATCGTGGTCGCGGAGGGCACGGACGTCCGGCTCACCGGTAGTGCGGTCTTCGGCAGTAAGCAGTCCAAGCTGAGCGGGCCGGTCGCCGCGGGCGCCCCGGTGATCGAGGTGCACTGCCGCGCGATCTTCGGGGACGTGACCGTCCGCCCGCCGCGCAAGCGCTGGTGGTGA
- a CDS encoding glucosidase, which yields MAAVVKYPGGVEDVQVIIDGSPSAPDAERIRLAQADAGEQDWRAWGPYLSERAWGTVREDYSEHGTAWDYFPHDHARSRAYRWSEDGMAGVCDDRQTFCFALALWNGRDPIIKERMFGLGGDGGNHGEDAKEYWWYEDSTPTHSWMRWRYHYPQATFPYDELVAVNGLRGRDDTEYELVDTGIFDDDRYWAVTVDYAKAGPTDLCIVVTVANRGDEAERLHVLPHLWFRNTWSWGLPGGDRVPRIAGAGRRLVGEHWVLGQITLDGDGDPTPLLCDNDTNTERLWGLPGRTPYPKDGINDHVVSGADTVNPAREGTRGALHYVLDVPAGGERRIRLRLTRTAPPPGDGDPPPADLGDGFDAVVWARRAEANRFFDGVIPATASADEALIARQAIAGLMWGKQFYHFDVKRWLAGDPASTPPAGRRHGRNSAWWHMTSFDVISMPDPWEYPWYAAWDLAFHCVSIARVDPGFAKEQLLLLLREWYLHPNGQIPAYEWAFGDVNPPVHAWAALKVFEIDGSRDHDFLARMMHKLLMNFTWWVNRKDTGGNNVFEGGFLGLDNVGPFDRSAALPVAGVLEQSDGTGWMAMYALNLLDIAVVLAEHDRTWVDTATKFFEHFAYIAAAAYSQGLWDDEDAFFYDVLRLADGTKVPLKVRSVVGLLPLAAVTRLTARTLHRLPELGARLRWFLTNRPEYASVIGARRLGPDGRQQRLLSMCGPEQVVRLLARMLDTEEFLSEYGLRTLSRAHLDKPFAVTLGGQEFCVGYEPAESTSGLFGGNSNWRGPIWMPTNFLLISALRDYAAFFGDDLQVEYPTRSGVKKTLDEIADDLSARLIALFTRDGWGRRPIYGAAQLFQTHPDWRDLIAFPEYFHGDNGAGLGAWHQTGWTALVADLILTLRR from the coding sequence ATGGCCGCTGTGGTGAAGTACCCCGGCGGCGTCGAAGATGTTCAGGTGATCATTGACGGTTCGCCCTCCGCCCCCGACGCCGAGCGGATCCGGCTCGCCCAGGCCGATGCCGGGGAGCAGGACTGGCGCGCATGGGGGCCCTATCTGTCCGAGCGGGCGTGGGGGACGGTACGGGAGGACTACAGCGAGCACGGCACGGCGTGGGACTACTTCCCCCACGACCACGCGCGGTCCCGAGCCTACCGGTGGTCCGAGGACGGCATGGCGGGCGTGTGTGACGACCGGCAGACGTTCTGTTTCGCCCTCGCGCTGTGGAACGGCCGCGACCCGATCATCAAGGAGCGGATGTTCGGCCTCGGCGGCGACGGCGGCAACCACGGCGAGGACGCCAAGGAATACTGGTGGTACGAGGACTCCACGCCCACCCACTCGTGGATGCGGTGGCGCTACCACTACCCGCAGGCCACCTTCCCATACGACGAACTGGTCGCGGTCAACGGCCTGCGCGGCCGCGACGACACCGAGTACGAGCTGGTCGACACCGGCATCTTCGACGACGACCGGTACTGGGCGGTGACCGTCGACTACGCCAAGGCCGGCCCGACCGACCTGTGCATCGTGGTGACCGTGGCCAACCGGGGCGACGAGGCCGAGCGGCTGCACGTGCTGCCGCACCTGTGGTTCCGCAACACCTGGTCGTGGGGGCTGCCCGGCGGTGACCGGGTGCCCCGGATCGCCGGCGCGGGGCGGCGGCTGGTCGGCGAGCACTGGGTGCTGGGGCAGATCACGCTCGACGGCGACGGCGACCCGACGCCGCTGCTCTGCGACAACGACACCAACACCGAGCGCCTCTGGGGGCTGCCCGGCCGTACCCCGTACCCGAAGGACGGCATCAACGACCACGTGGTCTCCGGCGCCGACACGGTCAACCCCGCGCGGGAGGGCACCAGGGGCGCCCTGCACTACGTGCTGGACGTGCCGGCCGGCGGCGAACGGCGGATCCGGCTGCGGCTGACCCGTACCGCACCGCCTCCGGGTGACGGCGACCCACCGCCGGCCGATCTGGGCGACGGCTTCGACGCGGTGGTGTGGGCGCGGCGCGCCGAGGCGAACCGCTTCTTCGACGGGGTGATCCCGGCCACGGCCAGCGCCGACGAGGCGTTGATCGCCCGGCAGGCCATCGCCGGGCTGATGTGGGGCAAGCAGTTCTACCACTTCGACGTCAAGCGGTGGCTGGCGGGCGATCCGGCCTCGACGCCGCCGGCCGGGCGCCGGCACGGCCGCAACAGCGCCTGGTGGCACATGACCAGCTTCGACGTGATCTCCATGCCGGACCCGTGGGAGTACCCGTGGTACGCGGCGTGGGACCTGGCCTTCCACTGCGTGAGCATCGCCCGGGTCGACCCCGGCTTCGCCAAGGAACAGCTGCTGCTCCTGCTGCGCGAGTGGTACCTGCACCCCAACGGCCAGATCCCCGCGTACGAATGGGCGTTCGGCGATGTCAACCCGCCGGTGCACGCCTGGGCCGCGTTGAAGGTGTTCGAGATCGACGGCAGCCGGGACCACGACTTCCTGGCCCGGATGATGCACAAGCTGCTGATGAACTTCACCTGGTGGGTCAACCGCAAGGACACCGGCGGCAACAACGTGTTCGAGGGCGGCTTCCTCGGGCTGGACAACGTCGGCCCGTTCGACCGGTCGGCGGCGCTGCCGGTGGCCGGGGTGCTGGAGCAGTCCGACGGCACCGGCTGGATGGCGATGTACGCGCTCAACCTGCTCGACATCGCCGTCGTGCTGGCCGAGCACGACCGCACCTGGGTGGACACCGCGACGAAGTTCTTCGAGCACTTCGCCTACATCGCCGCGGCGGCGTACTCGCAGGGGCTCTGGGACGACGAGGACGCGTTCTTCTACGACGTGCTGCGGCTGGCCGACGGCACCAAGGTGCCGCTGAAGGTGCGTTCGGTGGTGGGGCTGCTGCCGCTGGCCGCGGTGACCCGGCTGACCGCGCGTACCCTGCACCGGCTGCCGGAGCTGGGCGCACGGCTGCGCTGGTTCCTGACCAACCGGCCCGAGTACGCCTCGGTCATCGGCGCCCGGCGGCTCGGGCCGGACGGGCGCCAGCAGCGGCTGCTGTCCATGTGCGGCCCGGAGCAGGTGGTCCGGCTGCTCGCCCGGATGCTGGACACCGAGGAGTTCCTCTCCGAGTACGGCCTGCGGACGCTCTCCCGCGCGCACCTGGACAAGCCGTTCGCGGTGACCCTGGGCGGGCAGGAGTTCTGCGTCGGCTACGAGCCGGCCGAGTCGACCAGCGGGCTGTTCGGCGGCAACTCCAACTGGCGCGGCCCGATCTGGATGCCGACGAACTTCCTGCTGATCAGCGCGTTGCGCGACTACGCGGCGTTCTTCGGCGACGACCTCCAGGTGGAGTACCCGACCCGCTCCGGGGTGAAGAAGACCCTCGACGAGATCGCCGACGACCTCTCCGCCCGGCTGATCGCGCTGTTCACCCGCGACGGGTGGGGCCGCCGGCCGATCTACGGTGCGGCGCAACTGTTCCAGACCCACCCGGACTGGCGGGACCTGATCGCGTTCCCGGAGTACTTCCACGGGGACAACGGCGCCGGTCTCGGTGCCTGGCACCAGACAGGCTGGACGGCCCTGGTCGCCGACCTCATCCTCACCCTGCGCCGCTGA
- a CDS encoding FUSC family protein, with protein MADRSDAVCPCSSAEAAAREITMRVRRHGGEMGRLRLRQLEIILVIAGQAGVAAALSWAVAHNLLDRPFPIFAPSAAVGIIVAALGQRARRTVELMLGVALGLVVGNLLLLVLGFGAWQLGVVVALAITVALLLTGRSGALVAQAGSAAVLIATLSPGEPDLEWSRLLDAAVGGVVGLVVVGLLLPVNPMRVIDRAATPIITTLHEQLQEIAHAMTERDAGRAVRALDRLRAVDADVDRLHESLQGAEEVALIAPRHWRRRHDVERYLRGVQHFDRVMIECRGLARWTATSLQNGERLPAELPVAVRRLAEALRLLRQESRTGRPPTKALRLALATAEAAGRARVHPLERYADGVVTRLFTAVSDLIRSIGYEPDRANRMTRAAAQRATRDA; from the coding sequence ATGGCTGACCGGAGCGACGCCGTGTGCCCCTGTTCCTCGGCCGAGGCGGCGGCCAGGGAGATCACCATGCGGGTCCGGCGGCACGGCGGCGAGATGGGCCGCCTGCGGCTGCGCCAGCTGGAGATCATCCTGGTCATCGCGGGTCAGGCGGGTGTCGCCGCGGCACTGTCCTGGGCGGTCGCCCATAACCTGCTCGACCGGCCGTTCCCGATCTTCGCCCCGAGCGCGGCGGTGGGCATCATCGTGGCCGCCCTCGGTCAGCGGGCTCGGCGTACCGTCGAACTGATGCTCGGCGTCGCGCTGGGGCTCGTCGTGGGCAACCTCCTGCTGCTCGTCCTCGGGTTCGGTGCCTGGCAACTCGGCGTGGTCGTCGCGCTCGCCATCACCGTCGCGCTGCTGCTGACCGGGCGTAGCGGCGCGCTCGTGGCGCAGGCCGGCAGCGCCGCCGTCCTGATAGCCACCCTGTCACCGGGCGAGCCGGACCTCGAATGGTCCCGCCTGCTCGACGCCGCGGTCGGCGGCGTCGTCGGACTGGTCGTGGTCGGGTTGCTGCTGCCGGTCAACCCGATGCGCGTCATCGACCGCGCCGCCACACCGATCATCACGACCCTGCACGAGCAGCTACAGGAGATCGCACACGCGATGACCGAGCGGGATGCCGGCCGCGCGGTGCGGGCACTGGACCGACTCCGTGCGGTGGACGCCGACGTCGACCGGCTGCACGAATCCCTCCAGGGCGCCGAGGAGGTGGCTCTCATCGCGCCGCGGCACTGGCGCCGCCGCCACGACGTCGAGCGCTACCTGCGCGGAGTCCAGCACTTCGACCGGGTGATGATCGAGTGTCGTGGGCTGGCCCGCTGGACGGCCACCAGCCTCCAGAACGGGGAGCGACTTCCGGCGGAGCTGCCCGTCGCCGTGCGGCGGCTCGCGGAAGCGCTCCGGCTGCTGCGGCAGGAATCCCGGACCGGCAGGCCACCCACGAAGGCGCTGCGCCTGGCCCTGGCCACCGCGGAAGCGGCGGGCCGGGCGCGCGTACACCCCCTGGAGCGATACGCCGACGGCGTGGTGACCCGGTTGTTCACCGCGGTGAGCGACCTCATCCGGTCGATCGGGTACGAACCGGATCGCGCGAACCGGATGACCCGGGCGGCGGCGCAGCGGGCCACGCGCGATGCCTGA
- a CDS encoding glycosyltransferase family 4 protein → MSPNADVIDINPARSQRVLMLSWEYPPVLVGGLGRHVHALSVALAAAGHEVTVVTRHADGAPLEEHIDGVRVLRAAEDPVTFPLATGSLLAWTMAFNHTLTRAALRAADTGDYDVVHAHDWLVAHTAITLAEHLRLPLVTTMHATEAGRHQGWLPEEMNRTIHGVEHWLSNASTRVIACSGYMREQVATLFETPEDQIDVVPNGVDDRAWRARPRAVASARARFAGTGPLIGYAGRLVYEKGVQHLVDAVPQLRVRHPGLRVLIAGDGPYRGELEDRTRQLGLGGAVRFAGFLDNTQLPAVLGATDATVVPSLYEPFGMVALEAAAAGAPLAVARTGGLAEIVEPGVTGVTFPHSDPPALAGAVGQLLGDEVFARRVARRARSMVGQRYGWATIATRTAQTYAAARRDHVPPHARRADPDGPPRRAITIPDGNLLAIHVAAS, encoded by the coding sequence ATGTCACCGAACGCCGACGTGATCGACATCAACCCCGCACGCTCGCAGCGGGTGCTGATGCTGTCCTGGGAGTACCCACCCGTCCTCGTCGGCGGTCTCGGCCGACACGTGCACGCCCTCTCCGTGGCCCTGGCCGCCGCCGGGCACGAGGTCACCGTCGTCACCCGCCACGCCGACGGCGCGCCGCTGGAGGAACACATCGACGGCGTACGCGTGCTGCGCGCCGCCGAGGACCCGGTCACCTTCCCGCTGGCCACCGGCTCGCTGCTGGCCTGGACGATGGCGTTCAACCACACCCTGACCCGGGCCGCCCTGCGCGCCGCCGACACCGGCGACTACGACGTCGTCCACGCGCACGACTGGCTCGTCGCGCACACCGCCATCACCCTCGCCGAGCACCTGCGCCTGCCGCTGGTGACCACCATGCACGCCACCGAGGCCGGCCGGCACCAGGGCTGGCTGCCCGAGGAGATGAACCGCACCATCCACGGCGTCGAGCACTGGCTCAGCAACGCCTCGACCCGCGTCATCGCCTGCTCCGGCTACATGCGCGAGCAGGTCGCCACGCTGTTCGAGACGCCGGAGGACCAGATCGACGTGGTGCCCAACGGCGTCGACGACCGGGCCTGGCGCGCCCGCCCCCGCGCCGTCGCCTCGGCCCGCGCCCGCTTCGCCGGGACCGGCCCGCTGATCGGCTACGCGGGCCGGCTGGTCTACGAGAAGGGCGTGCAGCACCTGGTCGACGCCGTGCCACAGCTGCGCGTGCGGCACCCCGGGCTGCGGGTGCTGATCGCCGGGGACGGCCCCTACCGGGGCGAGTTGGAGGACCGGACCCGCCAGCTCGGGCTCGGCGGGGCCGTACGCTTCGCGGGTTTCCTCGACAACACCCAGCTGCCGGCGGTGCTCGGCGCCACCGACGCGACCGTCGTACCGAGCCTCTACGAGCCCTTCGGCATGGTGGCCCTGGAGGCCGCGGCGGCCGGGGCACCGCTGGCCGTGGCCCGCACCGGCGGGCTGGCGGAGATCGTCGAACCGGGCGTCACCGGCGTCACCTTCCCGCACAGCGACCCGCCGGCCCTGGCCGGCGCCGTCGGGCAACTCCTCGGCGACGAGGTCTTCGCCCGACGGGTGGCTCGGCGGGCCCGCAGCATGGTCGGCCAGCGGTACGGCTGGGCCACCATCGCCACGCGCACCGCCCAGACGTACGCCGCCGCCCGCCGCGACCACGTCCCGCCGCACGCCCGCCGCGCGGACCCCGACGGGCCGCCCCGACGGGCCATCACCATCCCCGACGGCAACCTCCTCGCCATCCACGTCGCCGCCTCCTAG
- a CDS encoding amylo-alpha-1,6-glucosidase yields MIEIHFGSQVCGELTSAASREWLVPDGLGGYAMGTVGGLRTRRYHGLLVVPGDTPASRKVGLTSLDPAVLLPSGARVRLGAHEWASGDLDPRGFELLERFDLTDGLPRWRWRIGDVVIERELATLHGRSCVAVVHRLVSGGPVELELAAAGTWRDAHGERRGDGPPLRMDPVDGGAVIEEAYRLSGPGWTPQGHWWRGVHHREEAARGLHPEEDLWYAGQFHDTLRRPGDTVSVLAWAGQLDQQPPPAPEVVAAARRRNRAVVAAAKPADDVGATLALAADAFVVRTDDTAVEVVAGYPWFGAWSRDTMISYEGLFLHTGRAELGRELLRGYAARLSEGMLANTADTGRVEYNTVDGTLWFLHAVSRHVTVTGDTDLGDELVPALRTVVDAHLAGTRYGIVVDPADGLLTQGAPGAALTWMDARVYGVPVTPRHGKPVEVNALWINGLAGVIELTELAGRDADGLHRWHRRAVTAFRDRFPTPAGWLHDVVDAPAPAYPLGGAAHHDDDLLRPNQLLAWSLPFAPLEPDPEALGRVGAGLLTPLGPRSLSPDCPGFHDRHRGGPAERDTAYHQGTVWPWLIGPYADATRRAGLPVDALFTGLEAHLTEYGLGSVSETADGTAPHTATGCPFQAWSVAELLRARR; encoded by the coding sequence TTGATCGAGATTCACTTCGGTTCGCAGGTCTGCGGCGAGCTGACCAGCGCCGCCAGCCGCGAATGGCTGGTGCCCGACGGCCTCGGCGGATACGCCATGGGCACCGTCGGTGGGTTGCGCACCCGCCGCTACCACGGGCTGCTGGTGGTGCCGGGGGACACTCCGGCCTCCCGCAAGGTCGGACTGACCAGCCTGGATCCGGCGGTGCTGCTGCCCTCCGGCGCCCGGGTCCGGCTCGGCGCGCACGAGTGGGCCTCCGGCGACCTCGACCCGCGCGGCTTCGAGCTGCTGGAACGCTTCGACCTGACCGACGGGCTGCCGCGCTGGCGGTGGCGCATCGGCGACGTGGTGATCGAGCGGGAACTGGCCACCCTGCACGGCCGCTCCTGCGTGGCGGTGGTGCACCGGCTGGTCAGCGGCGGCCCGGTCGAGCTGGAGTTGGCCGCCGCCGGCACCTGGCGGGACGCGCACGGCGAGCGCCGCGGCGACGGGCCGCCGCTGCGGATGGACCCGGTCGACGGCGGCGCGGTGATCGAGGAGGCGTACCGGCTGTCCGGGCCCGGTTGGACGCCGCAGGGCCACTGGTGGCGGGGCGTCCACCACCGCGAGGAGGCGGCCCGGGGCCTGCACCCGGAGGAGGACCTGTGGTACGCGGGCCAGTTCCACGACACCCTGCGCCGCCCCGGGGACACGGTGTCGGTGCTGGCCTGGGCGGGCCAGCTGGACCAGCAACCGCCCCCGGCGCCCGAGGTGGTGGCGGCGGCGCGGCGGCGTAACCGGGCGGTGGTGGCGGCGGCGAAACCCGCCGACGACGTCGGGGCCACCCTGGCGCTGGCCGCCGACGCGTTCGTGGTCCGCACCGACGACACCGCCGTGGAGGTGGTCGCCGGGTATCCGTGGTTCGGCGCCTGGTCGCGGGACACGATGATCTCCTACGAGGGGTTGTTCCTGCACACCGGCCGGGCCGAACTCGGCCGGGAGCTGCTGCGCGGGTACGCGGCGCGGCTGTCGGAGGGGATGCTGGCCAACACCGCCGACACCGGCCGGGTCGAGTACAACACCGTCGACGGCACGCTGTGGTTCCTGCACGCGGTCAGCCGGCACGTCACCGTCACCGGCGACACCGACCTCGGCGACGAGCTGGTGCCCGCGCTGCGCACGGTGGTCGACGCCCACCTGGCCGGCACCCGCTACGGCATCGTCGTCGACCCGGCCGACGGGCTGCTCACCCAGGGCGCCCCGGGCGCCGCACTGACCTGGATGGACGCCCGCGTGTACGGGGTGCCGGTCACCCCCCGCCATGGCAAACCGGTCGAGGTCAACGCACTGTGGATCAACGGTCTGGCCGGGGTCATCGAGCTGACCGAGCTGGCCGGGCGGGACGCCGACGGGCTGCACCGGTGGCACCGGCGGGCGGTCACGGCGTTCCGGGACCGCTTCCCCACCCCGGCCGGCTGGCTGCACGACGTGGTCGACGCGCCCGCACCGGCGTACCCGCTGGGTGGCGCGGCGCACCACGACGACGACCTGCTGCGCCCCAACCAGTTGCTGGCCTGGTCGCTGCCGTTCGCACCGCTGGAGCCGGACCCCGAGGCGCTGGGCCGCGTCGGCGCCGGGCTGCTCACCCCGCTCGGCCCCCGCAGCCTCTCCCCCGACTGTCCCGGCTTCCACGACCGGCACCGGGGCGGGCCGGCCGAGCGGGACACCGCGTACCACCAGGGCACCGTCTGGCCGTGGCTGATCGGCCCGTACGCCGACGCCACCCGCCGGGCGGGCCTGCCGGTCGACGCGCTCTTCACCGGTCTGGAGGCGCACCTGACCGAGTACGGTCTCGGCTCGGTCAGCGAGACCGCCGACGGCACGGCACCACACACCGCCACCGGATGCCCCTTCCAGGCGTGGTCGGTCGCGGAGCTGCTGCGCGCCCGCCGTTAG